In the genome of Pseudomonas sp. P5_109, one region contains:
- a CDS encoding glucose/quinate/shikimate family membrane-bound PQQ-dependent dehydrogenase, with the protein MSTDSALSRSRLLPTLLGILLLLMGLAMLAGGIKLSMLGGSLYYLLAGIGFALSGVLLIAARRAALGLYALVLFASTVWALWEVGLDWWQLVPRLALWFALGVVMLLPWFRRPLLINGPAPMGTGALGVAVVLAGATALASQFTHPGETLGELGRDSTDMTSTAPQMPEGDWQAYGRSEFGDRYSPLKQITPANVGKLQEAWRIQTGDLPTADDPVELTNENTPLKANGMLYACTAHSKVLALDPDTGKELWRFDPQIKSPVGFKGFAHMTCRGVSYYDEAAYAQSENAASAVISEAGKAVAQACPRRLYLPTADARLIALNADTGKVCEGFGKNGVVDLTQGIGPFTPGGYYATSPAAITRDLVIMGGHVTDNESTNEPSGVIRAFDVHDGHLVWNWDSNNPDATEPLPEGEHYSRNSANMWSLASVDEKLGMVYLPLGNQTPDQWGADRTPGAEKFSAGLVALDLATGKVRWNYQFTHHDLWDMDVGSQPTLLDMKTADGIKPAVIQPTKQGSLYVLDRRDGTPIIPIKEIPVPQGAVKGDHTAPTQARSDLNLLAPELTEKAMWGASPFDQMLCRIQFKELRYEGQYTPPSEQGSLIYPGNVGVFNWGGVSVDPVRQMLFTSPNYMAFVSKMVPRAEVAAGSKRESETAGVQPNTGAPYAVIMHPFMSPFGVPCQAPAWGYVAGIDLTTSKVVWKRKNGTSRDSSPLPIGLTLGVPSMGGSMVTAGGVGFLSGTLDQYLRAYDVNTGSELWKSRLPAGGQATPMTYTGKDGKQYVLLVVGGHGSLGTKMGDYVIAYKLAE; encoded by the coding sequence ATGAGCACTGATAGTGCCTTGAGTCGAAGCCGTCTGTTGCCGACCCTGCTCGGCATTCTGCTTCTGCTGATGGGCCTGGCCATGCTGGCCGGGGGGATCAAGCTGAGCATGCTTGGCGGCTCGCTGTATTACCTGCTGGCCGGTATCGGCTTCGCGCTGAGCGGCGTGTTGCTGATCGCCGCGCGCCGCGCGGCGCTGGGCCTGTACGCACTGGTGCTGTTCGCCAGTACCGTCTGGGCGCTGTGGGAAGTCGGCCTGGATTGGTGGCAACTGGTGCCGCGCCTGGCGCTGTGGTTCGCCCTCGGCGTGGTGATGCTGCTGCCGTGGTTCCGTCGTCCATTGCTGATCAACGGCCCTGCCCCCATGGGCACTGGCGCCTTGGGCGTGGCCGTGGTCCTGGCTGGCGCCACCGCCTTGGCCAGCCAGTTCACCCATCCGGGCGAGACCCTCGGCGAGTTGGGTCGTGACTCGACTGACATGACCAGCACTGCACCGCAGATGCCCGAAGGCGACTGGCAGGCCTATGGCCGCAGCGAATTCGGTGACCGCTATTCGCCGCTCAAGCAGATCACCCCGGCCAACGTCGGCAAGCTGCAAGAAGCCTGGCGCATCCAGACCGGCGATCTGCCAACCGCCGATGACCCGGTGGAACTGACCAACGAAAACACCCCGCTCAAGGCCAACGGCATGCTCTATGCCTGCACCGCCCATAGCAAGGTGCTGGCGCTGGACCCGGACACCGGCAAGGAACTGTGGCGTTTCGACCCGCAGATCAAGAGCCCGGTGGGCTTCAAGGGCTTCGCCCACATGACCTGCCGTGGTGTGTCGTACTACGACGAAGCGGCCTACGCCCAGTCTGAAAACGCTGCCTCCGCAGTGATTTCCGAGGCCGGCAAAGCCGTCGCCCAGGCCTGCCCGCGTCGCCTGTACCTGCCAACCGCCGATGCACGCCTGATCGCACTCAACGCCGACACCGGCAAAGTCTGCGAAGGTTTCGGGAAAAACGGCGTGGTTGACCTGACTCAAGGCATCGGCCCGTTCACCCCCGGTGGCTACTACGCCACCTCGCCCGCAGCGATCACTCGTGACCTGGTGATCATGGGGGGCCACGTCACCGACAACGAGTCGACCAACGAGCCATCCGGCGTGATCCGTGCCTTTGACGTACACGACGGTCATCTGGTGTGGAACTGGGACAGCAACAATCCCGATGCGACCGAACCGTTGCCAGAGGGCGAACACTACAGCCGCAACTCGGCCAACATGTGGTCGCTGGCCAGCGTCGACGAAAAACTCGGCATGGTCTACCTGCCACTGGGTAACCAGACCCCTGACCAGTGGGGCGCAGACCGCACCCCGGGCGCCGAGAAGTTCAGTGCCGGCCTGGTCGCGCTGGACCTGGCCACCGGCAAGGTGCGCTGGAACTACCAGTTCACTCACCACGACCTGTGGGACATGGACGTCGGCAGCCAGCCAACCCTGCTGGACATGAAAACCGCCGACGGCATCAAGCCGGCTGTGATCCAACCGACCAAGCAAGGCAGCCTGTACGTACTCGACCGTCGCGACGGCACGCCGATCATCCCGATCAAGGAAATCCCGGTTCCGCAAGGCGCCGTGAAAGGTGACCACACCGCGCCGACCCAGGCCCGTTCCGACCTGAACCTGCTGGCCCCGGAATTGACCGAAAAAGCCATGTGGGGCGCCAGCCCGTTCGACCAGATGCTGTGCCGCATCCAGTTCAAGGAACTGCGCTACGAAGGTCAGTACACCCCGCCGTCGGAACAGGGCAGCCTGATCTATCCGGGTAACGTCGGCGTCTTCAACTGGGGCGGCGTTTCGGTCGACCCGGTTCGCCAGATGCTGTTCACCAGCCCGAACTACATGGCCTTCGTCTCGAAAATGGTGCCTCGCGCCGAAGTCGCGGCCGGCAGCAAGCGCGAGAGCGAAACAGCGGGCGTGCAACCGAACACGGGCGCGCCTTACGCAGTGATCATGCACCCGTTCATGTCGCCGTTCGGCGTACCGTGCCAGGCTCCGGCCTGGGGCTACGTCGCCGGCATCGACCTGACCACCAGCAAAGTCGTGTGGAAACGCAAGAACGGCACCAGCCGCGACAGCTCGCCACTGCCAATCGGCCTGACACTTGGCGTGCCAAGCATGGGCGGCTCGATGGTCACCGCCGGCGGCGTCGGCTTCCTCAGCGGCACGCTGGACCAATACCTGCGCGCCTATGACGTCAACACCGGCAGCGAGCTCTGGAAATCGCGCCTGCCGGCTGGCGGTCAGGCGACGCCGATGACCTACACCGGCAAGGACGGCAAGCAGTACGTGCTGCTGGTCGTCGGTGGCCACGGCTCACTGGGCACCAAGATGGGTGACTATGTGATTGCGTACAAGCTGGCGGAATAA
- a CDS encoding multicopper oxidase family protein translates to MSFTRRQILGGLAGLVVVGVGAGGASRYWLGKMADADAGHDYELIAAPLDVELVAGHKTEAWAFGPSAPGTELRVRQGEWLRVRFINHLPVATTIHWHGIRLPLEMDGVPYVSQLPVLPGEYFDYKFRVPDAGSYWYHPHVNSSEELGRGLVGPLIIEEREPTGFKYEKTLSLKSWHVDDVGNFVEFSIPREAARGGTAGRLATINGVPQAVIDLPAGQITRVRILNLDNTLTYRLNIPGVEAQIYALDGNPIEPRPLGKEYWLGPGMRICLAIKAPAAGEELSLRNGPVRLGTLRSVTNTDAPTEWPPALPANPIAEPDLANAEKLNFNFEWVGSVSVNVDNGKPPSLWQINGKAWDITDKTCADRPIAKLEKGKSYIFELKNMTQYQHPIHLHGMSFKVLASNRHKVIPYFTDTYLLGKNERAQVALVADNPGVWMFHCHVIDHMETGLMAAIEVA, encoded by the coding sequence ATGTCCTTTACCCGTCGCCAAATCCTCGGTGGCCTGGCCGGTCTTGTAGTCGTTGGCGTGGGGGCAGGTGGTGCGTCGCGTTACTGGCTGGGCAAGATGGCCGACGCGGATGCCGGTCACGACTATGAGCTGATTGCCGCACCGCTGGACGTCGAACTGGTGGCGGGGCACAAGACCGAGGCCTGGGCGTTCGGCCCGTCGGCGCCGGGCACCGAGTTGCGGGTGCGCCAGGGTGAATGGCTGCGGGTGCGCTTCATCAATCACCTGCCGGTGGCGACCACCATTCACTGGCATGGCATCCGCCTGCCGCTGGAAATGGACGGCGTACCCTACGTCTCGCAATTGCCGGTGCTGCCGGGCGAATACTTCGATTACAAATTCCGCGTGCCGGATGCCGGTAGCTACTGGTATCACCCGCATGTGAACAGCAGCGAAGAACTCGGCCGTGGCCTGGTCGGCCCGTTGATCATCGAGGAGCGCGAACCCACCGGGTTCAAGTACGAAAAGACCTTGAGCCTGAAGAGCTGGCATGTCGACGACGTCGGCAATTTCGTCGAGTTCAGCATTCCCCGGGAAGCGGCCCGTGGCGGTACGGCGGGGCGCCTGGCGACGATCAACGGTGTGCCGCAGGCAGTGATTGATTTGCCGGCGGGGCAGATTACCCGGGTGCGCATTCTCAACCTCGACAACACCCTGACCTATCGCCTGAACATTCCCGGCGTCGAAGCGCAGATCTACGCGCTGGATGGCAATCCGATCGAGCCGCGTCCGCTCGGTAAGGAGTACTGGCTCGGTCCGGGCATGCGCATTTGCCTGGCGATCAAGGCGCCAGCGGCCGGTGAGGAGTTGTCCCTGCGCAACGGTCCGGTGCGCCTGGGCACCTTGCGTTCGGTGACCAATACCGACGCGCCGACCGAATGGCCGCCGGCATTGCCGGCCAATCCAATCGCGGAGCCGGACCTGGCCAATGCCGAGAAACTCAACTTCAATTTCGAATGGGTGGGTTCGGTGTCGGTCAACGTCGACAACGGCAAGCCGCCGAGCCTGTGGCAGATCAACGGCAAGGCTTGGGACATCACCGACAAGACTTGCGCCGACCGGCCGATCGCCAAGCTGGAGAAGGGCAAGAGCTACATTTTCGAATTGAAGAACATGACCCAGTACCAACACCCGATTCACCTGCACGGCATGAGCTTCAAGGTCCTTGCCTCGAACCGGCACAAGGTCATACCGTACTTCACCGACACCTACCTGCTGGGCAAGAACGAACGCGCACAAGTGGCGCTGGTGGCGGATAACCCTGGTGTGTGGATGTTCCACTGCCATGTGATCGATCACATGGAAACCGGCCTGATGGCCGCCATCGAGGTGGCGTGA
- a CDS encoding IS110 family transposase, with product MSACTTLAVDLAKQVFQVAGEDILGQVRYEQRIKSREAFYDFLRQLPAHVVVLMETGPGAQAWARQLQEQGNPVRILPAGLVATHRSGPKNDRNDALAILRANRDEKICAVPVKSVAALAMQALHRARQGYVRRRTALSNQMRGLLLEHGVALAQGDVAISQKIPRVLEDATQPVPGLLRELIDELLAEWRHLGERISVLTGRLEVAANADMTAKRLMTVRGIGPVTATALVAKETKPERFPNARKFAAYFGMVPDQHSSGETVRLGGMTKRGDAYLRSLMIQGAHAVLQQLRPDSQQPDDRRLLHWMSRLGRKEAAIRLANRNLRIVWVLLQNDQTYRRHAGDGQPATMGH from the coding sequence TTGTCGGCCTGCACAACCTTGGCGGTCGACTTGGCCAAACAGGTCTTTCAGGTCGCCGGTGAAGATATCCTCGGCCAGGTGCGCTACGAGCAGCGGATCAAGTCGCGCGAGGCGTTTTATGATTTTCTCCGACAGTTGCCGGCGCATGTCGTGGTTTTGATGGAGACCGGTCCGGGTGCCCAGGCCTGGGCCCGGCAGCTGCAAGAGCAAGGTAATCCGGTGCGGATTCTTCCAGCCGGTTTGGTGGCCACACATCGCAGCGGGCCTAAAAATGATCGCAACGATGCGCTGGCGATTCTGCGGGCCAATCGCGATGAAAAAATCTGCGCAGTACCGGTCAAAAGCGTTGCGGCGCTGGCAATGCAGGCGTTGCATCGTGCCCGCCAGGGCTATGTGCGTCGACGCACGGCCCTCAGTAATCAGATGCGCGGCCTGCTGCTTGAGCACGGCGTAGCCTTGGCACAGGGCGATGTTGCGATCAGCCAGAAAATCCCGCGGGTGCTGGAAGATGCCACCCAGCCGGTGCCGGGCCTGCTGCGTGAGCTGATCGACGAACTGTTGGCCGAGTGGCGCCATTTGGGCGAGCGCATCAGCGTACTGACGGGACGCCTGGAAGTGGCCGCCAACGCTGACATGACGGCGAAGCGGCTAATGACTGTGCGCGGCATCGGCCCGGTCACTGCCACGGCACTGGTGGCCAAGGAAACCAAGCCTGAGCGATTTCCCAATGCCCGCAAGTTTGCCGCGTACTTTGGCATGGTGCCTGACCAGCACAGCAGCGGGGAGACGGTCCGGTTGGGGGGCATGACCAAGCGAGGTGATGCTTATTTACGCAGCCTGATGATCCAGGGAGCCCATGCGGTGCTGCAACAACTACGACCTGATTCCCAGCAACCCGATGACCGCCGCTTGTTGCACTGGATGAGCCGGTTGGGCCGTAAGGAGGCTGCGATCAGGCTAGCCAACCGCAACCTGCGAATCGTCTGGGTGCTTCTACAGAATGACCAGACTTATCGTCGCCACGCGGGTGATGGCCAGCCAGCGACGATGGGCCACTGA
- a CDS encoding protease inhibitor I42 family protein: MSPIRLFVPLALALLAACATQPKHNVTVEKQSECPVQLSNGQNLILTLPSNPTTGYRWAIQDSAGGVLHALGPEVYRNPEDAGIVGSAGVSTWRFQAFAPGTGRLRLTSQQPWAPEVLPVDSFDCAISVN; encoded by the coding sequence ATGTCCCCCATTCGCCTGTTTGTCCCCCTCGCCCTCGCCTTGCTGGCCGCTTGCGCCACGCAACCGAAACACAACGTGACCGTGGAAAAACAAAGCGAATGCCCGGTGCAGCTCAGCAATGGGCAAAACCTGATCCTGACCCTGCCGAGCAATCCGACCACGGGCTATCGCTGGGCGATCCAGGATTCCGCCGGCGGTGTCTTGCACGCCCTGGGACCAGAGGTTTATCGAAATCCGGAAGATGCTGGCATCGTCGGCTCAGCCGGGGTCTCGACCTGGCGTTTTCAGGCCTTCGCCCCCGGCACCGGACGCTTGCGCCTGACCTCGCAGCAGCCATGGGCGCCGGAAGTGTTGCCGGTGGATTCCTTCGACTGCGCGATCTCGGTTAACTGA
- the cmoA gene encoding carboxy-S-adenosyl-L-methionine synthase CmoA, translating into MSKEPDRLFAQPLAQVPDFAFNEDVVRVFPDMIKRSVPGYPTIVENLGVLAAQFAQPGSVLYDLGSSLGAVTQALRRHVRTDGCRVIAVDNSAAMVERCREYLNGQDSMFQELLPVEVIEGDILALEFQPASVVALNFTLQFIAPDQRTALLARIRQSLLPGGALILSEKLRFEDEQEHALLTDLHIAFKRANGYSELEIAQKRSAIENVMKPDSLEEHRERLLAAGFSKVVPWFQCLNFASLIALP; encoded by the coding sequence GTGAGCAAAGAACCCGATCGCCTTTTCGCCCAGCCTTTGGCCCAGGTGCCTGACTTCGCCTTCAACGAGGACGTGGTGCGGGTGTTCCCGGACATGATCAAGCGTTCGGTGCCGGGTTATCCGACCATCGTCGAAAACCTCGGCGTGCTCGCCGCGCAGTTCGCCCAGCCGGGCAGCGTGCTCTACGACCTGGGTTCGTCGCTGGGCGCCGTGACCCAGGCCCTGCGCCGCCACGTGCGCACCGACGGTTGCCGCGTCATCGCTGTGGATAACTCGGCGGCCATGGTTGAACGCTGCCGCGAATACCTCAACGGCCAGGATTCGATGTTCCAGGAGTTGCTGCCGGTCGAAGTGATCGAAGGCGACATTCTTGCCCTGGAGTTCCAGCCAGCCTCGGTGGTCGCGCTGAACTTCACCCTGCAATTCATTGCCCCGGACCAGCGCACGGCATTGCTCGCGCGCATCCGTCAGTCGCTGTTGCCCGGCGGAGCCCTGATCCTCTCGGAAAAACTGCGCTTCGAAGACGAGCAGGAGCACGCGCTGCTCACCGATCTGCACATCGCCTTCAAACGCGCCAATGGCTACAGCGAGCTGGAAATTGCCCAGAAGCGCAGTGCCATCGAAAACGTCATGAAGCCCGACAGCCTCGAAGAACACCGCGAACGCCTGCTGGCCGCCGGATTCTCGAAAGTCGTGCCGTGGTTCCAGTGTCTTAACTTTGCCTCGTTGATTGCCTTGCCATGA
- a CDS encoding lysoplasmalogenase, producing MGWLILALMGAVTFLYGVSVHASLLCLLVKPLPVLALLGWLHDAPPGEYRRWISLGLIFSLLGDVLLAWPGDLFVFGLGAFLVAHLAYLKAYLSDCRRLALLPLITALSVGAVLLGILISHGLGPLLVPVIVYGLAISAMLWRALARLGSDVPKRSALLAAAGAVAFVFSDSVIGISRFVVPFDAAPYVIILSYWLGQWGITASAFSQRSR from the coding sequence GTGGGCTGGCTGATTCTGGCGCTGATGGGCGCGGTGACCTTTCTCTATGGCGTGAGCGTACATGCCTCCCTGCTGTGTCTGCTGGTGAAGCCTCTGCCCGTATTGGCCCTGCTCGGCTGGCTGCATGACGCACCACCAGGCGAGTATCGGCGCTGGATCAGCCTGGGGTTGATCTTCTCCCTGCTCGGGGATGTGTTGCTGGCGTGGCCGGGTGATTTGTTCGTGTTTGGCCTGGGTGCATTTCTGGTTGCTCATCTGGCCTATCTGAAAGCCTACTTGAGCGATTGCCGGCGTCTGGCGCTGCTGCCGCTGATCACTGCCCTCAGTGTGGGTGCAGTGCTGCTGGGAATCCTGATCAGTCATGGACTGGGGCCATTGCTGGTTCCGGTGATCGTCTACGGCCTGGCGATCAGCGCCATGCTCTGGCGCGCGCTCGCAAGGCTCGGCAGTGATGTGCCCAAGCGTTCGGCGCTATTGGCGGCGGCAGGTGCGGTGGCCTTTGTGTTTTCTGACAGCGTGATCGGCATCAGCCGGTTTGTGGTGCCGTTCGACGCAGCGCCTTATGTGATCATCCTCAGTTATTGGCTGGGGCAATGGGGGATCACTGCCTCGGCATTTTCCCAAAGATCACGCTAA
- the lon gene encoding endopeptidase La encodes MSDQQEFPEDPSEYADPVNAPQHKPGKGLALPGQNLPDKVYIIPIHNRPFFPAQVLPVIVNEEPWAETLDLVAKSEHHSLALFYMDTPQEDPRHFDTSALPLYGTLVKVHHASRENGKLQFVAQGLTRVRIKTWLKHHRPPYLVEVEYPHQPTEPTDEVKAYGMALINAIKELLPLNPLYSEELKNYLNRFSPNDPSPLTDFAAALTSATGSELQEVLDCVPMLKRMEKVLPMLRKEVEVARLQKEISAEVNRKIGEHQREFFLKEQLKVIQQELGLTKDDRSADLEQFEQRLVGKVLPAQVQKRLEEEMNKLSILETGSPEYAVTRNYIDWATSVPWGVYGEDKLDLKHARKVLDKHHAGLDDIKDRILEFLAVGAYKGEISGSIVLLVGPPGVGKTSVGKSIAESLGRPFYRFSLGGMRDEAEIKGHRRTYIGAQPGKLVQALKDVEVMNPVIMLDEIDKMGQSYQGDPASALLETLDPEQNVEFLDHYLDLRMDLSKVLFICTANTLDSIPGPLLDRMEVIRLSGYITEEKVAIAKRHLWPKQLEKAGVSKGSLSISDSALKALVDGYAREAGVRQLEKNLGKLVRKAVMKLLDDPKAVIKLGPKDLETSLGKPVFRNEQVLSGVGVITGLAWTSMGGATLPIEATRIHTLNRGFKLTGQLGDVMKESAEIAYSYVSSHLKSYGGDPKFFDEAFVHLHVPEGATPKDGPSAGVTMASALLSLARNQPPKKGVAMTGELTLTGHVLPIGGVREKVIAARRQKIFELILPEANRGNFEELPEYLKEGMTAHFAKKFADVAKVLF; translated from the coding sequence ATGAGCGACCAGCAGGAATTCCCCGAAGACCCGAGCGAATACGCCGATCCGGTAAACGCACCGCAGCACAAACCTGGCAAAGGCCTGGCCCTGCCTGGCCAGAACCTGCCGGACAAGGTCTACATCATCCCGATCCACAATCGGCCGTTCTTCCCGGCCCAGGTGCTGCCGGTCATCGTCAACGAAGAACCGTGGGCCGAGACCCTGGACCTTGTAGCCAAGTCCGAACACCACTCCCTGGCCCTGTTCTACATGGACACGCCCCAGGAAGACCCACGCCACTTCGATACCTCGGCCCTGCCGCTCTACGGCACGCTGGTCAAGGTGCACCACGCCAGCCGCGAAAACGGCAAGTTGCAGTTTGTCGCCCAGGGCCTGACCCGCGTACGCATCAAGACCTGGCTCAAGCATCATCGCCCGCCGTACCTGGTGGAAGTCGAATACCCGCACCAGCCCACCGAGCCGACCGACGAGGTCAAGGCCTACGGCATGGCGCTGATCAATGCGATCAAGGAACTGCTGCCGCTGAACCCGCTGTACAGCGAAGAGCTGAAGAACTACCTCAACCGCTTCAGCCCCAACGATCCGTCGCCGCTGACCGACTTCGCCGCCGCCCTGACCTCGGCCACCGGTAGTGAACTGCAGGAAGTGCTCGACTGCGTGCCCATGCTCAAGCGCATGGAGAAAGTCCTGCCGATGCTGCGCAAGGAAGTCGAGGTCGCGCGCCTGCAAAAAGAGATTTCCGCCGAAGTTAACCGCAAGATCGGTGAACATCAGCGCGAGTTCTTCCTCAAGGAACAACTCAAGGTCATCCAGCAGGAGCTGGGGCTGACCAAGGACGACCGCAGCGCCGACCTCGAACAGTTCGAACAGCGGCTGGTGGGCAAAGTCTTGCCGGCGCAGGTGCAGAAACGCCTCGAAGAGGAAATGAACAAGCTGTCGATCCTCGAGACCGGCTCGCCGGAATATGCGGTGACCCGCAATTACATCGACTGGGCGACCTCGGTGCCGTGGGGCGTGTACGGCGAGGACAAACTCGACCTCAAGCACGCGCGCAAGGTGCTGGACAAGCACCACGCCGGCCTCGACGACATCAAGGACCGCATCCTCGAATTCCTCGCGGTCGGCGCCTACAAAGGCGAGATCAGCGGTTCCATCGTGTTGCTGGTGGGTCCGCCGGGCGTGGGCAAGACCAGCGTCGGCAAGTCCATCGCCGAATCCCTGGGCCGGCCGTTCTACCGCTTCAGCCTCGGCGGCATGCGCGACGAAGCCGAGATCAAGGGACACCGCCGCACCTACATCGGCGCCCAGCCGGGCAAACTGGTGCAGGCCCTGAAAGACGTCGAAGTGATGAACCCGGTGATCATGCTCGACGAGATCGACAAGATGGGCCAGAGCTACCAGGGCGACCCGGCCTCGGCGCTGCTGGAAACCCTCGATCCGGAGCAGAACGTCGAGTTCCTCGACCACTACCTCGACTTGCGTATGGACCTGTCGAAAGTGCTGTTCATTTGCACCGCCAACACCCTGGATTCGATTCCCGGCCCGTTGCTGGACCGGATGGAAGTGATTCGCCTGTCGGGCTATATCACCGAAGAAAAGGTCGCCATCGCCAAGCGTCACCTGTGGCCCAAGCAGCTCGAGAAAGCCGGCGTGTCCAAGGGCAGCCTGAGCATCAGCGACAGCGCGCTCAAGGCGTTGGTCGACGGTTATGCCCGTGAAGCCGGCGTGCGCCAGCTGGAAAAAAACCTCGGCAAACTGGTGCGCAAAGCGGTGATGAAACTGCTCGACGATCCAAAGGCGGTGATCAAGCTTGGCCCGAAAGACCTCGAAACGTCCCTCGGCAAACCGGTGTTCCGCAACGAGCAGGTGCTGTCGGGGGTCGGCGTGATTACCGGCCTGGCCTGGACCAGCATGGGCGGCGCGACCCTGCCGATCGAAGCCACGCGCATCCACACCCTCAACCGTGGGTTCAAGCTCACCGGACAACTGGGTGACGTGATGAAAGAGTCGGCGGAGATCGCCTACAGCTACGTCAGCTCGCACCTGAAGTCCTATGGCGGCGATCCGAAGTTCTTCGACGAAGCCTTCGTCCACCTGCACGTGCCGGAAGGCGCCACGCCGAAAGACGGCCCGAGCGCCGGCGTGACCATGGCCAGCGCCCTGCTCTCGCTGGCACGCAACCAGCCACCGAAAAAAGGCGTGGCCATGACCGGTGAGCTGACGTTGACCGGGCATGTACTGCCGATTGGCGGGGTGCGCGAAAAGGTGATTGCGGCGCGGCGGCAGAAGATTTTCGAACTGATTCTGCCGGAGGCCAACCGGGGGAATTTCGAGGAACTGCCGGAGTATCTGAAGGAAGGCATGACCGCGCACTTTGCCAAGAAGTTTGCGGATGTGGCGAAGGTGTTGTTCTGA
- the cmoB gene encoding tRNA 5-methoxyuridine(34)/uridine 5-oxyacetic acid(34) synthase CmoB, with protein sequence MIDLSPLARRLAGTPLADWANTLQAQLDKKMEKGHGDLERWQSALDALPKIQPSEVDLLNGLKLDTDCSDETRAQMRSALMGLSPWRKGPFDLFGVHVDTEWRSDWKWSRVAPHLDLKGKRILDVGCGNGYYMWRMLGAGADSVIGVDPNWLFFCQFQAVQRYLSEPNAWHLPFPFEDLPPNLEGFDTVFSMGVFYHRRSPIEHLLALKDCLVKGGELVLETLVVEGDKHQVLVPEDRYAQMRNVWFLPSVPALELWLRRAGFTDVKCVDVSTTTIEEQRGTEWMKYQSLSDFLDPEDHSKTVEGLPAPMRAVIVARK encoded by the coding sequence ATGATTGATCTATCTCCCCTCGCCCGCCGACTGGCCGGAACCCCGCTGGCCGATTGGGCCAACACCCTGCAAGCGCAACTCGACAAGAAAATGGAGAAGGGCCACGGCGACCTGGAACGCTGGCAAAGCGCGCTGGACGCCCTGCCGAAGATACAGCCGAGCGAAGTCGATCTGCTCAATGGCTTGAAGCTCGACACCGATTGCAGCGACGAGACCCGCGCGCAAATGCGTTCCGCGCTGATGGGCCTGTCGCCATGGCGCAAGGGGCCGTTCGACCTGTTCGGCGTGCACGTCGACACCGAATGGCGCTCGGACTGGAAGTGGTCGCGGGTCGCCCCGCACCTGGATCTGAAAGGCAAGCGCATCCTCGATGTCGGCTGCGGCAACGGCTATTACATGTGGCGCATGCTCGGCGCCGGTGCCGACAGCGTGATCGGCGTAGACCCGAACTGGCTGTTCTTCTGCCAGTTCCAGGCGGTGCAGCGCTACCTGTCCGAGCCGAACGCCTGGCACCTGCCCTTCCCGTTCGAAGACCTGCCGCCAAACCTCGAAGGCTTCGACACGGTGTTTTCCATGGGCGTGTTCTACCACCGCCGCTCGCCCATCGAGCATTTGCTGGCGCTGAAGGATTGCCTGGTCAAGGGCGGCGAGCTGGTGCTGGAAACCCTGGTGGTCGAAGGCGACAAGCATCAGGTGCTGGTGCCGGAAGACCGTTACGCGCAGATGCGTAACGTGTGGTTCCTGCCGTCGGTGCCGGCGCTGGAGTTGTGGCTGCGCCGTGCCGGGTTCACGGATGTGAAGTGCGTGGATGTGAGCACCACCACGATCGAGGAACAGCGCGGGACGGAGTGGATGAAGTATCAGTCGCTGAGTGACTTCCTCGATCCCGAGGATCACAGCAAGACCGTTGAAGGGCTGCCGGCGCCGATGCGGGCGGTGATTGTCGCCCGCAAGTAA
- the tadA gene encoding tRNA adenosine(34) deaminase TadA gives MRQIRPAAIIDRSRDRDFMREALALAAQGAALGEVPVGAVLVQDGEIIGRGFNCPISTSDPSAHAEMVAIRAAAEAVSNYRLPGSTLYVTLEPCSMCAGLIVHSRIARVVYGALEPKAGIVQSQGQFFTQGFLNHRVLYEGGVLAEECGAVLSEFFKARRAKPAD, from the coding sequence ATGCGTCAGATTCGACCCGCCGCCATCATCGACCGCAGCCGTGATCGCGACTTCATGCGTGAAGCCCTGGCCCTGGCCGCCCAGGGTGCCGCCCTCGGCGAAGTGCCGGTGGGCGCGGTGCTGGTGCAGGATGGGGAAATCATCGGTCGCGGCTTCAATTGCCCGATCAGCACCAGCGATCCCAGTGCCCACGCCGAGATGGTCGCGATCCGCGCCGCCGCCGAGGCCGTGAGCAACTATCGTCTGCCGGGTAGTACGCTGTATGTGACGCTGGAGCCGTGCAGCATGTGCGCAGGCTTGATCGTGCATTCGCGCATTGCCCGGGTGGTGTATGGCGCGCTGGAGCCGAAAGCCGGGATCGTACAGAGCCAGGGGCAGTTCTTTACCCAGGGCTTTTTGAATCATCGGGTGTTGTATGAGGGTGGGGTGTTGGCGGAGGAATGCGGGGCGGTGCTCAGCGAGTTCTTCAAGGCGCGGCGCGCCAAACCTGCAGACTGA